The following are encoded in a window of Drosophila simulans strain w501 chromosome 3L, Prin_Dsim_3.1, whole genome shotgun sequence genomic DNA:
- the LOC6737390 gene encoding sodium-dependent nutrient amino acid transporter 1 produces MKDLKTEILVSGGLPKLETSRCAGSGEALLKPSLLPMALESSELPADRKPRDNWGSSLEFLMSCIALSVGLGNVWRFPFTALENGGGAFLIPYLVVLFVVGKPIYYMEMLLGQFSSRGIVQVFDFAPLMRGVGYAQLLALGVLATYYASVMALTLRYFFDSFASELPWSFCREEWGDGCVSASGGQPLQGQLSRNFSSSTQLYLQRIVLNETDSLEEGIGYPSGSLALMLGISWLTVTLIIIRGVKSSGKAAYVLALFPYVVMFILLVRALTLPGAYDGVMYFLTPQWEKLLEPQVWYNAVTQVFFSLAVCFGVIIMYSSYNRFGHNVYRDANIVTTLDTFTSLLSGVIIFGILGNLAHESGTKDIASVVKAGPGLAFISYPDAIAKFKMFPQVFSLLFFAMLFMLGVGSNVGMVSCIMTVLKDQFVNVKLWIIVVSLSVIGFLVGLIYITPGGQHIITLMDFHGVTFVSLVSAIFELIAVGWIYGTKRLCQDAEYMLNIKTSNYYRICWSIVTPLVMLVILVYSLLTMRPLSYNGQEFPLVYRVVGWCVSGCIIGQLFYWAFYANFKQPKGSLKSRINNSIKPHSDWGPSDPKKLMDYQMFLRNKDEENAKNVNRRCVCYTAGDRIFG; encoded by the exons ATGAAAGATTTGAAAACGGAGATCCTAGTGAGCGGCGGTCTGCCGAAACTGGAGACCAGCAGG tgtgcCGGCAGTGGCGAGGCGCTGCTAAAGCCATCCTTGCTGCCCATGGCATTGGAATCGTCTGAGCTCCCTGCGGATCGGAAGCCCCGCGACAACTGGGGCAGTTCGCTGGAGTTCCTGATGTCCTGCATCGCCCTGAGCGTGGGATTAGGCAACGTGTGGCGGTTTCCATTCACGGCTCTGGAAAACGGCGGAGGGGCATTCCTAATTCCGTACCTCGTCGTCCTATTTGTGGTAGGAAAGCCGATTTACTACATGGAGATGCTGCTGGGACAGTTCTCCAGTCGCGGCATCGTGCAGGTCTTTGACTTTGCGCCCCTCATGAGAG GTGTGGGCTATGCTCAGCTGTTGGCCCTAGGTGTTTTGGCCACGTATTATGCCTCGGTGATGGCCTTAACTCTGCGATACTTTTTCGATTCCTTCGCATCGGAGTTGCCCTGGAGCTTCTGTCGCGAGGAGTGGGGTGACGGGTGCGTGAGTGCATCTGGGGGACAGCCCCTTCAGGGCCAACTGTCGCGTAACTTCAGCTCTTCCACGCAACTCTACTTGCAACGCATCGTGCTGAACGAAACGGATTCCCTGGAGGAGGGCATCGGATATCCCAGTGGTAGTTTGGCCTTAATGCTGGGCATTTCCTGGCTAACCGTAACACTAATCATCATTCGGGGAGTGAAGAGTTCAGGAAAGGCAGCCTACGTCCTGGCCCTCTTTCCGTACGTTGTAATGTTTATCCTCCTCGTGAGAGCACTCACTTTACCAGGAGCCTACGACGGAGTAATGTACTTTCTGACTCCCCAGTGGGAGAAACTTTTGGAGCCGCAGGTGTGGTACAATGCCGTCACCCAGGTGTTCTTCTCCCTGGCCGTCTGCTTCGGTGTGATCATCATGTACTCCTCGTACAACCGTTTTGGTCACAATGTTTACCGGGATGCCAATATAGTAACCACCCTGGACACATTCACCTCACTGCTCTCGGGTGTGATTATCTTTGGAATCCTGGGAAACCTGGCGCATGAATCGGGCaccaaggacattgccagtGTGGTGAAGGCAGGTCCTGGATTGGCCTTCATCTCCTATCCGGATGCCATTGCCAAGTTCAAAATGTTTCCTCAAGTGTTTTCGCTGCTCTTCTTCGCCATGCTCTTCATGCTGGGCGTTGGTAGCAATGTGGGCATGGTCAGCTGCATTATGACCGTGCTCAAAGATCAGTTCGTGAACGTCAAGCTGTGGATAATAGTGGTCAGCCTTTCGGTGATAGGATTTCTGGTGGGATTGATTTACATCACTCCCGGAGGTCAACATATCATCACGCTTATGGACTTTCACGGCGTCACCTTTGTCTCCCTGGTCTCGGCCATCTTTGAGCTCATCGCCGTGGGCTGGATCTATG GCACCAAACGTCTCTGCCAAGATGCTGAATACATGCTGAACATCAAGACATCAAATTACTACCGGATCTGCTGGTCCATTGTTACTCCTTTGGTTATGCTGGTCATCCTGGTGTACAGCTTGCTTACCATGCGTCCGCTCAGCTATAATGGTCAGGAGTTTCCATTGGTATATAGAG tTGTTGGTTGGTGTGTTTCGGGCTGTATTATTGGCCAGCTGTTCTACTGGGCATTTTATGCGAACTTCAAGCAGCCAAAAGGATCTTTGAAGAGCCGCATTAACAATTCCATTAAGCCGCATTCCGATTGGGGGCCTTCGGATCCTAAAAAGCTGATGGATTACCAAATGTTTTTGCGAAACAAGGATgaggaaaatgccaaaaatgttaATCGCCGTTGTGTTTGCTACACAGCTGGAGATCGCA